One Spirochaetota bacterium genomic window carries:
- a CDS encoding hydrogenase small subunit, whose amino-acid sequence MSLNRRDFLKIMGGTTAAFAFPSVILQGCKKALEKAAERTQVIWIQAQSCSGCSVSILNKMDPSIVSVITEYISLNYHQTLMAGTGHVAISVLEEAVKKNRKDFVLIVEGSIPTKDDKYCTIGEMDGRLIGAREWIEKLGANAKALVSVGTCAAYGGIPAGEMRNGTGNPTGAVSLGQLMKGKTVLNIPGCPPHPDWMVGTLLHVLLKGMPELDEYNRPKMYYGKTVHEQCERLSYYKAGQFAKNWGDEGCLYNVGCLGMDSCCDIPARKWLGGVNSCTQCGAGCIGCTEDVFPDYGKRGVFKHLTARNERIIKPEHRVSVFKHRTEV is encoded by the coding sequence ATGTCTTTGAACAGAAGGGACTTCTTGAAGATTATGGGCGGAACGACAGCCGCTTTCGCCTTTCCCTCGGTAATACTACAGGGATGCAAGAAGGCGCTTGAAAAAGCCGCTGAGCGGACTCAGGTCATATGGATACAGGCCCAGTCCTGTTCCGGTTGTTCGGTATCGATATTGAACAAGATGGACCCGAGCATCGTCTCGGTCATAACGGAGTACATCAGCCTGAATTACCACCAGACGCTTATGGCAGGCACCGGCCACGTGGCGATCAGTGTCCTGGAGGAAGCGGTCAAGAAAAACCGGAAGGATTTTGTGCTCATAGTCGAGGGCTCCATCCCCACCAAGGATGACAAGTACTGCACCATCGGCGAGATGGACGGCAGGCTCATCGGCGCCCGCGAGTGGATCGAAAAGCTCGGCGCCAACGCCAAGGCCCTGGTTTCCGTCGGCACCTGCGCCGCTTACGGCGGCATACCGGCCGGCGAAATGCGGAACGGCACCGGCAATCCCACCGGCGCGGTCAGCCTCGGCCAGCTTATGAAAGGCAAGACCGTGTTGAATATCCCCGGCTGTCCGCCCCATCCCGACTGGATGGTGGGCACGCTCCTGCACGTGCTTCTGAAGGGCATGCCCGAGCTTGACGAGTATAACAGGCCGAAGATGTATTACGGCAAGACGGTGCACGAGCAGTGCGAGCGCCTGAGCTATTACAAGGCCGGCCAGTTCGCGAAAAACTGGGGCGATGAAGGATGCCTCTACAATGTCGGCTGCCTCGGCATGGATTCATGCTGCGATATTCCCGCCCGGAAGTGGCTCGGCGGCGTCAATTCCTGCACCCAGTGCGGCGCGGGCTGCATCGGCTGCACCGAGGACGTATTCCCGGATTACGGCAAGCGGGGCGTCTTCAAACACCTGACCGCCCGGAACGAGCGTATCATCAAGCCTGAGCACCGGGTGTCGGTTTTCAAACACAGGACGGAGGTGTAA
- a CDS encoding cytochrome c3 family protein produces the protein MENAVRCKQVFITSITALTAFMVNACSLDPWVAGKEYPDMVTISKTTAYGKSADGSSPMKSAVGAVKFSHKTHEKMGVNCNDCHHKKANPERIKQCAYCHKGDNGYETMHGLCVDCHIKKKEGPQRCKECH, from the coding sequence ATGGAGAATGCCGTGAGGTGTAAGCAAGTATTTATCACATCTATTACCGCATTGACCGCTTTCATGGTAAACGCCTGCAGCCTTGACCCCTGGGTTGCGGGGAAAGAATACCCCGATATGGTAACCATTTCAAAGACAACCGCATATGGCAAGTCCGCCGACGGATCTTCTCCGATGAAAAGCGCTGTCGGTGCGGTCAAGTTTTCCCATAAGACCCATGAAAAGATGGGAGTGAATTGTAATGATTGCCATCATAAAAAAGCTAACCCTGAAAGGATAAAGCAATGCGCGTATTGCCACAAGGGCGACAATGGCTATGAGACGATGCATGGCCTGTGTGTGGATTGCCACATAAAGAAAAAGGAAGGCCCGCAGCGATGCAAGGAATGTCATTGA
- a CDS encoding hydrogenase maturation protease — MRKVLILGIGNTLRCDDGLGVYLVRHMEVSGMPLPEGVELLDGGTAGFDLLGLIDGYDKIVIVDALKTDDRPGSIYRFSPEHAVERRAQISMHEVGIMEVIKTLRIMDSNPEIEFVGIVPENISDVDTTISQAVLDSIPRAVEVILDAATH; from the coding sequence ATGCGGAAAGTACTGATATTGGGTATCGGCAACACGTTGAGATGTGATGACGGTCTCGGCGTATATCTGGTAAGACACATGGAAGTATCGGGAATGCCCCTTCCGGAGGGAGTGGAGCTCCTCGACGGCGGCACGGCCGGTTTTGACCTGCTGGGCCTGATCGACGGTTATGACAAGATCGTGATCGTCGACGCCCTCAAGACCGACGACAGGCCGGGGAGCATATACCGGTTTTCTCCCGAACATGCGGTCGAGCGTCGCGCGCAGATCTCGATGCATGAAGTGGGGATAATGGAAGTGATCAAAACTCTTCGGATCATGGATAGCAATCCTGAGATTGAATTTGTCGGGATTGTCCCGGAGAATATAAGCGACGTGGATACGACGATTAGTCAGGCGGTTCTGGATTCAATTCCCCGCGCGGTTGAAGTGATCCTGGATGCCGCTACTCATTGA
- a CDS encoding ankyrin repeat domain-containing protein, producing MGRNIGAALFLVQLCVWSLAYGGVNEDLVRAAREGDAEGVRSALAAGAPVDAKNGDGVTALMAASEAGKSEIVTLLIGKKADINMKDINGRTAVMAAAESGSVETVRALIVGGAAVNTKDNDGVSALMRAAENGSIDVMDYLTRVGAQIDARDNHGRTPLLMAAGAGHDGAVKLLLKKNAGVNATDNGGWTPLLRAAYAGHGDAAALLLGAGARVNAKITLADSYGITALMLASLNGHAGVVKLLIKHQADMNARDNFGQTALTKALQYGHEEVANLLKAAGAKE from the coding sequence ATGGGACGGAATATCGGTGCCGCATTGTTTCTTGTCCAATTGTGCGTCTGGTCGCTGGCCTATGGCGGAGTCAACGAAGACCTCGTCAGGGCTGCCCGTGAGGGCGATGCGGAGGGAGTCCGTTCCGCCCTTGCAGCCGGCGCCCCCGTGGATGCGAAGAATGGAGACGGTGTGACCGCCCTGATGGCCGCATCGGAAGCCGGGAAAAGCGAAATTGTGACACTTCTGATTGGGAAAAAGGCCGATATTAACATGAAAGATATCAACGGCCGGACCGCCGTCATGGCTGCGGCGGAAAGCGGTTCCGTTGAGACGGTCAGAGCCCTTATTGTCGGTGGCGCGGCGGTAAACACGAAAGACAACGACGGCGTATCGGCCCTTATGCGGGCTGCGGAAAACGGTTCCATCGATGTGATGGATTACCTGACCAGGGTGGGCGCCCAGATCGACGCCCGGGACAACCATGGCAGGACCCCCCTCCTCATGGCGGCCGGCGCGGGGCATGACGGTGCGGTGAAGCTCCTCTTGAAGAAAAACGCCGGCGTGAACGCGACGGATAACGGCGGCTGGACACCGCTCCTCAGGGCCGCCTATGCCGGCCATGGGGACGCGGCTGCGCTGCTCCTCGGCGCAGGGGCCCGTGTCAATGCGAAAATAACACTTGCCGATTCCTACGGTATAACGGCCCTGATGCTGGCGTCCCTGAACGGCCATGCAGGCGTGGTGAAGCTCTTGATCAAGCACCAGGCCGATATGAACGCCAGGGACAACTTCGGGCAGACGGCCCTGACAAAGGCGCTCCAGTACGGTCATGAGGAAGTGGCCAATCTCCTTAAAGCCGCGGGCGCAAAGGAGTAG
- the creB gene encoding two-component system response regulator CreB, with product MPEKQTILIIEDEPGIADTVTYALEREGFLPLWAPTGAEGMARLDSGGVDLVILDIGLPDISGFDLVKAIRKRSAMPLLVLTARSGEIDRVLGLELGADDYIVKPFSPRELVARVRAVLRRSGGDNNTAVPGSASFSIDAERRQITYRGERLDLARYEYEILCLLIRRPGWVFTREKIMEMVWIEPDESFERTVDTHIKTIRAKLRAVDPGTDPIMTHRGVGYSLREGL from the coding sequence ATGCCGGAAAAACAGACCATCCTCATCATCGAAGACGAGCCGGGCATCGCCGACACCGTGACCTATGCCCTGGAGCGCGAAGGGTTCCTTCCCCTCTGGGCGCCCACCGGCGCCGAGGGCATGGCGCGCCTGGATAGCGGCGGCGTCGACCTGGTCATCCTGGACATCGGCCTCCCCGACATATCCGGCTTCGACCTGGTTAAGGCGATCAGGAAGCGATCCGCCATGCCGCTCCTGGTGCTCACCGCGCGGTCCGGCGAGATCGACCGCGTCCTGGGCCTGGAGCTGGGCGCCGACGACTACATCGTCAAGCCCTTCAGCCCGCGGGAACTCGTGGCCAGGGTCAGGGCGGTGCTGCGGAGAAGCGGCGGCGATAATAACACGGCTGTTCCCGGGAGCGCGTCCTTCTCCATAGACGCCGAACGGAGGCAGATCACCTACCGCGGAGAGCGGCTGGACCTTGCCCGCTACGAGTACGAGATCCTCTGCCTCCTTATCAGGCGCCCCGGCTGGGTTTTCACGCGGGAAAAGATAATGGAGATGGTGTGGATCGAGCCTGACGAGAGCTTCGAGCGCACCGTGGACACGCACATCAAGACCATACGGGCGAAGCTGCGCGCCGTGGACCCCGGCACCGACCCGATCATGACGCACCGCGGCGTGGGATACTCCCTCAGGGAGGGCCTGTGA
- the creC gene encoding two-component system sensor histidine kinase CreC — protein MRIRTRILIGFILLYAAGSYFVFDMVVSDIRPRYLEAVEESLNDTAHLMAALIESDMRKGKSPYESLDAVFGAVAGKKISSRIYGLTKTDINLQVYVTDARGIVRYDSKGGTSVGKDFSRWNDVHRTLDGVYGARSSRAVKSDPSTNALYVSAPVRHGGAIAGVVTVVKPENSVTLFMALARRKIIMAAVISCLAFAALGVLLTLWINRPIARLFGYVTSLRAGGRPAFPRLSAAEIRDLGVAFDEMRAELEGKNYIEGYVQALTHELKSPLSSIRGAAELLDDDMTDDRRKIFHRTIRDETGRIDTIIERLLQLTALEKRKHLNNVETIDLEGVAAEVMASLEPQVLKAGIQIKNAVDPGHRVAGEKFLITHAVLNLVKNAVQFTPAGGTVTLSSSAQQEFTLLTVTDTGSGIPDYALERVFDRFYSLPGRDRTRGTGLGLPFVREVALLHGGYVKVRNNDGGPGVTATLSLPAKRS, from the coding sequence GTGAGAATCCGCACGCGCATCCTCATCGGCTTCATCCTTCTTTACGCCGCCGGATCCTATTTCGTGTTCGACATGGTCGTCAGCGACATCCGGCCGCGCTACCTCGAGGCGGTGGAGGAATCCCTTAACGACACGGCGCACCTGATGGCGGCGCTCATAGAATCGGACATGAGGAAGGGGAAATCCCCCTACGAATCCCTGGACGCCGTATTCGGCGCCGTGGCGGGCAAAAAAATCTCCTCCCGCATCTACGGCCTCACCAAGACCGATATCAACCTTCAGGTATACGTGACCGACGCGCGGGGCATTGTTCGCTATGATTCAAAGGGCGGTACAAGCGTGGGGAAGGATTTCTCCCGGTGGAACGACGTGCACCGGACCCTGGACGGTGTCTACGGCGCCCGGTCATCCCGCGCGGTGAAGAGCGATCCCTCGACGAACGCGCTGTACGTGTCCGCGCCGGTTCGTCACGGAGGCGCGATAGCGGGCGTCGTCACCGTGGTGAAGCCGGAAAACAGCGTCACCCTCTTCATGGCCCTCGCCCGGAGAAAGATCATAATGGCGGCCGTCATCTCCTGCCTGGCCTTCGCGGCCCTGGGAGTGCTCCTTACCCTCTGGATCAACAGGCCCATCGCCAGGCTCTTCGGCTACGTGACGTCGCTGCGTGCCGGCGGGCGCCCGGCGTTCCCCCGCCTATCCGCGGCCGAGATCCGCGACCTGGGCGTCGCCTTTGACGAGATGCGCGCCGAGCTCGAGGGCAAGAACTACATCGAAGGCTACGTCCAGGCCCTCACCCACGAGCTCAAGAGCCCCCTCTCGTCGATCCGCGGCGCAGCCGAGCTCCTTGACGACGACATGACCGACGACCGTAGAAAAATTTTTCACCGGACCATCCGCGATGAAACGGGCCGCATCGACACCATCATCGAAAGACTTCTTCAGCTGACCGCCCTCGAGAAGCGGAAGCACTTGAACAATGTCGAGACCATCGATCTTGAAGGCGTCGCCGCCGAGGTCATGGCGAGCCTGGAGCCCCAGGTTCTCAAGGCGGGCATACAGATAAAGAATGCCGTGGACCCCGGCCACAGGGTCGCCGGGGAAAAATTCCTCATCACCCACGCGGTGCTGAACCTGGTCAAGAACGCGGTCCAGTTCACCCCCGCCGGCGGCACGGTCACCCTTTCATCATCGGCGCAGCAAGAATTCACCCTGCTCACCGTAACTGATACCGGCAGCGGCATCCCTGATTACGCGCTGGAGAGGGTCTTCGACCGTTTCTATTCCCTTCCGGGGAGGGACCGCACGCGGGGCACCGGCCTGGGCCTCCCCTTCGTGCGCGAGGTCGCCCTTCTCCATGGCGGATATGTCAAGGTGCGCAACAATGATGGCGGCCCCGGCGTTACCGCGACACTTTCGCTGCCGGCCAAGCGCTCCTGA
- the creD gene encoding cell envelope integrity protein CreD, translated as MVLKNLSDSLIFKIAFTGIISLALLIPLAMVGSLVAERESRRAEAVAEVSGKWGNEQTIIGPVLTIPYRQYYKDEKNVTRMNIENAYFLPDALAIDGDILPEKRARGLYEVVLYRIEGLSILGRFSVPDFSRLRIPEKDILWEEACVTVGIPDTRGIQRRVSLTWNKQEVPFLPGVRGSGIFKSGIHAFVRDIRSGARAFDFAMKLSIQGSSSLSFAPLGQETTVRLRSSWPHPSFTGSYLPSARKITARGFEAGWKVSYFGRNFPQELTDASKINPAESAFGVLLYQPVDFYQKCVRAVKYGFLFIFLTFLCFFLFEVFMGLKIHPLQYLMVGFALCLFYLLFLSMSEYMNFVVSYLIAGAGVIALITGYSVKVLKTRKRGGIMAGLLAGLYSYLFILLQNEDYTLLLGSVALFVILGAVMYITRNIDWYRVSLNGKAQSVEAGSGKA; from the coding sequence ATGGTTCTCAAAAATCTATCAGATTCACTGATCTTCAAGATCGCCTTTACCGGCATAATCTCCCTCGCCCTGCTGATCCCCCTCGCCATGGTGGGCAGCCTGGTGGCGGAGCGCGAGTCCCGCCGCGCCGAGGCGGTCGCGGAGGTGAGCGGCAAATGGGGCAACGAGCAGACGATCATAGGGCCGGTGCTCACGATCCCCTACCGCCAGTACTACAAGGATGAAAAGAACGTCACGAGGATGAACATCGAAAATGCCTATTTCCTGCCGGACGCCCTGGCCATAGACGGCGATATCCTGCCGGAAAAACGCGCCCGGGGCCTCTACGAGGTGGTCCTCTACAGGATAGAGGGGCTTTCGATCCTGGGACGGTTCAGCGTTCCGGATTTCTCCAGGCTGCGCATCCCGGAGAAGGATATTCTCTGGGAAGAGGCCTGCGTCACCGTGGGGATCCCGGACACACGGGGCATACAGCGGCGCGTGTCCCTCACCTGGAACAAACAGGAGGTGCCGTTCCTGCCGGGAGTGCGGGGCAGCGGCATCTTCAAGTCAGGGATCCACGCCTTCGTCAGGGACATCAGGTCGGGGGCCCGCGCCTTCGACTTCGCCATGAAGCTCTCGATCCAGGGAAGCTCGTCGCTCTCCTTCGCGCCCCTGGGACAGGAAACCACGGTGCGCCTCCGGTCGTCCTGGCCCCATCCGAGCTTTACCGGCTCATACCTTCCCTCCGCGCGGAAGATAACGGCCAGGGGTTTCGAGGCGGGATGGAAAGTGTCCTACTTCGGCAGGAACTTTCCCCAGGAGCTGACGGACGCATCCAAGATAAACCCGGCAGAATCGGCCTTCGGCGTCCTCCTGTACCAGCCCGTCGACTTCTACCAGAAATGCGTGCGCGCGGTCAAGTACGGATTCCTCTTCATCTTCCTCACGTTCCTCTGCTTCTTCCTGTTCGAGGTGTTCATGGGCCTGAAAATCCACCCGCTGCAGTACCTGATGGTGGGGTTCGCCCTCTGCCTGTTCTATCTCCTCTTCCTCTCCATGTCCGAATACATGAACTTCGTCGTGTCATACCTGATCGCCGGCGCCGGCGTAATCGCGTTGATCACCGGCTACAGCGTCAAGGTGCTTAAAACCAGGAAGCGCGGCGGCATCATGGCCGGACTCCTGGCCGGGCTCTACTCCTATCTCTTCATTTTATTGCAGAACGAGGACTACACCCTCCTGCTCGGATCGGTGGCGCTCTTCGTGATCCTCGGGGCCGTGATGTACATCACCAGGAACATAGACTGGTACCGGGTGAGCTTGAACGGAAAGGCGCAGTCGGTAGAGGCGGGTTCGGGAAAGGCTTGA
- a CDS encoding MBOAT family protein, which yields MARNVYLLIASLVFYFWDEKIYTVLLVIFMVMNYYFGILIARANERRRMILIISLVCNILPLVFFKYTGFFVSNFNSIIALFGAAPFPVPRLKMPVGLSFYTFQILTYCIDVYRRKVEAEKDPVKIGLFISLFPKVLQGPIETYHHMAPQLAERRVSSADFAEGVRRVIMGLGKKALIANVLGGPVDKIFAVPAQNLSAGVAWLGAALYVLQILFDLIAYNDIAIGLGKMFGFNFMENFNYPLIARSVRQFWQRNHITLTAWFREYLYIPLGGNRVPVGRAYFNVIIIFFISGLWHGAAWSFVVWGMCHGIFSAFEKATDKATERVWRPLGHLYLLLFHVTTMVFFRVSDLAAAGTYIGTMYGIVRPDVARYDIIQFISNSDTVIAIALALIGSVPLLPFLKGKIEGLVDTREGSAYSAAAIAYLAVQIIFYGGVLLLSAMALASDTYTPFLYRQF from the coding sequence ATGGCGAGGAACGTGTATCTTCTCATCGCGAGCCTGGTGTTCTATTTCTGGGACGAGAAGATATACACGGTGCTCCTCGTCATTTTCATGGTGATGAACTACTATTTCGGGATCCTCATCGCCCGCGCCAACGAGCGGCGCAGGATGATCCTGATCATATCGCTGGTGTGCAACATACTCCCCCTGGTGTTTTTCAAGTACACGGGCTTTTTCGTGAGCAATTTCAACTCGATCATCGCCCTGTTCGGCGCGGCGCCCTTTCCGGTGCCCCGCCTCAAGATGCCGGTGGGCCTGTCGTTTTACACCTTCCAGATCCTGACCTACTGCATCGACGTGTACCGCCGGAAGGTCGAGGCCGAAAAGGACCCTGTGAAGATAGGCCTTTTCATATCGCTGTTCCCCAAGGTGCTCCAGGGTCCCATCGAGACATACCACCACATGGCGCCGCAGCTGGCGGAGCGCCGCGTCAGCAGCGCCGATTTCGCCGAAGGGGTGCGGCGGGTGATCATGGGCCTCGGCAAAAAGGCCCTTATCGCCAACGTCCTCGGCGGTCCCGTCGACAAGATATTCGCCGTTCCGGCCCAGAACCTCTCGGCCGGCGTGGCCTGGCTCGGCGCGGCCCTGTACGTGCTCCAGATCCTCTTCGACCTTATCGCCTACAACGACATCGCCATCGGCCTGGGCAAGATGTTCGGCTTCAACTTCATGGAGAACTTCAATTACCCGTTGATAGCGCGGTCGGTGCGGCAATTCTGGCAGCGAAATCATATTACGCTTACCGCCTGGTTCAGGGAATATCTCTACATTCCCCTCGGCGGGAACCGGGTGCCCGTGGGGCGGGCCTATTTTAACGTTATTATCATCTTCTTTATTTCGGGCCTCTGGCACGGGGCGGCCTGGTCCTTCGTGGTCTGGGGCATGTGCCATGGCATCTTCTCCGCTTTTGAAAAGGCCACGGACAAGGCGACCGAGCGGGTCTGGAGGCCCCTGGGTCATCTCTACCTGCTCCTGTTCCACGTCACCACCATGGTCTTCTTCCGGGTCAGCGACCTTGCGGCCGCGGGCACGTACATCGGGACCATGTACGGCATCGTCAGGCCCGATGTCGCCCGCTATGACATTATCCAGTTCATCAGCAATTCCGACACGGTGATCGCCATTGCCCTCGCCCTGATAGGCTCGGTGCCCCTGCTGCCCTTTCTGAAGGGTAAGATCGAAGGCCTGGTCGATACCCGGGAAGGGAGCGCATACAGCGCCGCGGCGATCGCCTACCTGGCGGTGCAGATCATTTTCTACGGAGGGGTGCTCCTCCTTTCGGCGATGGCCCTGGCGAGCGATACCTACACTCCGTTCCTGTACAGGCAGTTCTGA
- a CDS encoding cAMP/cGMP-dependent 3',5'-cyclic-AMP/GMP phosphodiesterase, with translation MKNVTVLPRGGYLVDTPAGYIQFGSPPETIKDTMAMPKGVPQIFVLTDELFNWLKGISIAEIEFPIYYNFFLKKRRTTIICREKQFEQMKEVLQESLFGPREFDITGDFDLSDGRTVPDIKMEMDYFRRGLKFSDLLSFGFFKNDRFTLQGVTIEIMEEGGFRVSQGDDVIAAVPSRVEYKPKYLIGKRLPEPYKPPLFGVTCLGPSHGFDPEENTSGFIIWLNHSGIMVDPPVNSTEWLVDSNVNPKLTDSIILTHCHADHDAGTFQKILQEQRVTIYTTETVMMSFLRKYSALSDMPISYLMRLFDFHPVRVGKPTFIHGGRFDMFYTLHSIPAMGFKMEFQDQTFVYSSDHNNDPKIHQELLGNGLITRERYDELVNFPWDSKVIYHESGIAPLHTPITYLNSLPKKIRKKIVVYHIAKKDFPAKTNLTLAKFGIENTLYFKTSHPRFETAYQIMGILKNLDFFEALPLSKAQEFLDIVEEERYRKGDIVIKKGTAGDKFFIIYSGNISVDSGGLEQKKIYGTYDYFGEVALVTEQTRAADVIAETDLVVYTISREKFQNFIVGTEFEKTLQRLARIRNSETWNLLSTSDIFRYCTSSQKTWLESLFSLMEIQEPGDIIREGEPMQHVYILRSGEVEVTKEGKRVALLKRGDLIGSIQRLHLGEPSDYTFSNREPVAVYAMKSDEIKKFINNNPGLLMKLVYDF, from the coding sequence ATGAAGAACGTTACGGTTCTCCCCCGGGGTGGATACCTGGTGGATACGCCTGCCGGGTATATCCAGTTCGGGTCCCCGCCGGAGACGATCAAGGACACCATGGCCATGCCCAAGGGCGTGCCGCAGATCTTCGTCCTCACCGACGAGCTCTTCAACTGGCTGAAGGGTATCAGCATCGCCGAGATCGAGTTCCCCATCTATTATAACTTTTTTTTGAAGAAGAGACGGACCACCATCATCTGCCGCGAGAAGCAGTTTGAGCAGATGAAAGAGGTTCTCCAGGAATCCCTGTTCGGCCCCAGGGAGTTCGATATAACCGGGGACTTTGACCTTTCCGACGGACGCACCGTGCCGGACATCAAGATGGAGATGGATTATTTCAGGAGGGGCCTGAAGTTCTCAGATCTCCTCTCCTTCGGTTTCTTCAAGAACGACAGGTTCACCCTGCAGGGGGTCACCATCGAGATCATGGAGGAGGGCGGTTTCCGCGTCAGCCAGGGGGACGACGTCATCGCAGCGGTGCCGTCGCGGGTCGAGTACAAGCCGAAGTACCTCATCGGCAAGCGCCTCCCGGAGCCGTACAAGCCGCCCCTCTTCGGCGTCACCTGCCTGGGGCCGAGCCACGGCTTTGACCCGGAGGAGAACACGTCCGGGTTCATCATCTGGCTGAACCACAGCGGCATCATGGTGGACCCGCCGGTGAACTCTACGGAATGGCTTGTGGACTCCAACGTCAATCCGAAGCTGACCGACAGCATCATCCTCACCCACTGCCACGCGGACCATGACGCCGGGACCTTCCAGAAGATCCTCCAGGAACAGCGGGTGACCATCTACACCACCGAAACGGTGATGATGAGCTTTTTGAGGAAGTATTCCGCCCTGAGCGACATGCCCATATCGTACCTGATGAGGCTCTTCGATTTCCACCCGGTCAGGGTCGGGAAGCCGACCTTCATCCACGGCGGCAGGTTCGACATGTTCTACACGCTCCATTCGATACCCGCCATGGGCTTCAAGATGGAGTTTCAGGACCAGACCTTCGTGTATTCATCTGACCACAACAATGACCCGAAGATCCACCAGGAGCTCCTCGGCAACGGACTTATAACCAGGGAGCGCTATGACGAGCTCGTCAATTTCCCCTGGGATTCCAAGGTCATTTACCACGAATCGGGCATAGCCCCGCTCCATACGCCCATAACGTACCTGAACTCGCTGCCGAAAAAGATCAGGAAGAAGATCGTGGTGTACCATATCGCCAAGAAGGATTTCCCGGCCAAAACCAACCTGACCCTGGCGAAGTTCGGCATAGAGAACACCCTCTACTTCAAGACGTCCCATCCCCGCTTCGAGACGGCGTACCAGATCATGGGGATATTAAAGAACCTGGATTTCTTCGAGGCCCTTCCCCTGTCAAAGGCCCAGGAGTTCCTCGATATCGTCGAGGAGGAGCGCTACCGGAAGGGAGACATCGTCATCAAGAAAGGAACGGCAGGCGACAAGTTCTTCATCATCTATTCCGGCAACATCTCCGTGGACAGCGGCGGCCTCGAGCAGAAGAAGATCTACGGCACCTACGACTATTTCGGCGAGGTGGCCCTGGTCACCGAGCAGACACGGGCCGCCGACGTCATCGCGGAAACGGACCTGGTCGTGTACACCATCAGCAGGGAGAAGTTCCAGAACTTCATCGTCGGGACTGAATTCGAGAAGACCCTCCAGCGCCTGGCCCGCATCCGGAACAGCGAGACGTGGAACCTCCTCTCCACCAGCGATATCTTCCGCTACTGCACCTCTTCCCAGAAGACCTGGCTCGAGTCGCTCTTCAGTCTGATGGAGATACAGGAGCCGGGCGACATCATCCGGGAAGGGGAGCCGATGCAGCATGTCTACATCCTGAGGAGCGGCGAAGTGGAGGTCACGAAGGAAGGGAAGCGCGTGGCCCTGCTGAAGCGGGGCGATCTCATCGGCTCCATCCAGAGGCTTCACCTGGGAGAGCCGTCCGACTATACCTTTTCAAACCGTGAGCCGGTGGCGGTCTATGCAATGAAGAGCGACGAAATCAAGAAATTCATCAACAACAACCCGGGCCTGCTGATGAAGCTTGTCTACGACTTCTAG